A genomic segment from Euleptes europaea isolate rEulEur1 chromosome 17, rEulEur1.hap1, whole genome shotgun sequence encodes:
- the CDPF1 gene encoding cysteine-rich DPF motif domain-containing protein 1, whose translation MESRKEPPLQGTFKCELCGLHVPYSYYGQKPPNTYSVTLLEDSYVMRDPFTSDKDKFLILGSECSLCRKRVCVGTDCSLFYTKRFCLPCINSHLEEFPLEIKQDLEKRTHSKPQSSRKGDSKAAKKK comes from the exons ATGGAATCCAGAAAAGAGCCTCCCCTTCAGGGCACCTTTAAGTGTGAGCTCTGTGGATTACACGTCCCGTACAGCTACTATGGGCAGAAACCTCCAAATACCTACTCTGTTAC cctcctgGAGGACAGCTACGTCATGAGAGATCCATTCACCTCTGACAAGGACAAATTCCTTATCCTTGGATCGGAGTGCAGTTTGTGTAGAAAGCGTGTGTGTGTTGGCACG GACTGTAGTCTTTTCTACACAAAACGATTCTGCCTCCCATGTATTAACTCACACTTAGAGGAGTTTCCTTTGGAAATAAAGCAAGATCTGGAGAAAAGAACTCATTCCAAACCCCAATCTTCACGGAAAGGAGATTCCAAGGCTGCGAAGAAAAAGTAG
- the PKDREJ gene encoding polycystin family receptor for egg jelly — MHCVLSSLLLFWYWGCLQYPEVMAPRLLPPPLLVTCSDLQTRVCQQQNSTLWTSCLWDEDTELYCLRPSGFVSRIRRGKTDLPSSYCSWYWSSAWVPSMMLWPRRWMMGSGLERGATRLPWDSTGIPVRCGSLSCRVPTCLHHDLSIGVFGQDVQLLLLWPLTRPVHEQQPLQLGWCARLSGSRWPSHYSSQGGEPVTFLLPTGYRPDSPHSHSGELYRMCTSYFNYHLSVHYTRQGLHVASLRIKHGPQVSLSLDLQVEPILVHIFSIHSKWLTVTHSTISLFWILLRVSPRRMAYRLLDVESGGFWSTTYNPYALQNNYSVGPIPLHSRKKVVAGIYFYTEEGGTGELRGELGYSNGTLSLTSKSEPPSRFTLNTSKIKMGTYLFSPAQGLYYSTQEGNAPEDPSGMHYFFYQQQSLSYLFTIEFLQLQWYRFNVHLYLNRKGVLLQKPFPEKNIEVHVFNSGPSFSQSLIYIVWFVPIQHPLLQNEWTFELQLYDSREEFLIQNNAYTYRDRVKNATHFIPHSVLPFNPALYAGFVAPVNCTRSRLIRAVLKATIDSYASKESNSTVACLQHNCFIKQVNIWKPDLSNCILKYSKGTSFTLSANIQMNCPSPKQRDNIWKIYKVSDVKATPDWSKPFYPPCLGRRDLVVLEVPGSTLDDGLYLFNFTVKLIAVDALESVEGSDSVFVQIGPGSLVAVIAGGNFRTVGFSDQWTLDGSYSYDAEAALPSERVTFTWYCTKQKSDYVSMTLSLKGKCRPDQVDLKWTSSSDAVQTVPPETLQENTVYYFCLVVQKGGRTAWAEQTVHVQPSSVPILNITCIENCGRSVTATERFCLSGKCINCGESIRPLYHWSLLTANFTEINFDWDAKTSTGRSSPYICIKPLSFVNMTEEKYMLTLKASFWRHQPSANSYLFFVNSPPQIGKCLLKPSTGIVFLTKFIVHCSGFKDKHLPLTYKVRAASHTLTITRMLSIENSTLGTIVYFGYQSKIPPTFLPIGVPSKQYTLTIYIEVYDALGAFSQLTLQAKVRGPFKGKQTDVILNELHGFSSGPKAPITYFLESGDYFKAGYFVYMVASALNNIEALQRFHSSKTKLREILLNKSAGIPTTGMMELTQMVSGISQITQEVTEVNRKTQLLAVRKLKELSKELKKYRDKNIGSKEIEVLSTGIFEGLSNILKASLLDYRNVHKNGVKGTLTATEMLAELILQGKVPGENETVMESSDWTITFRKDEKWGVPDTFFNRGDCKNCFYSKINQEGRDELPADAEVSTVVFEFHQNPFPWLPFSKDISTRVTGFKMTGTRSNGDIGGIIPELAEMIMTRKYEGSAIFELNIGHDRELHKTTGAFSFEVHRNSKEVFIQIVTELKLTFHIFVYLGLNVSHPPIASFSVSHNKNTITRGNKSKVHECAAQASYIFCLSHSLLRSIFQGNRAEKLNVSIVLQSDPFMWGPRVQVVGIRLFTADCLYLDGIQGQWKENVCNLGPQTSWEKLHCICPAKKRTSRAASPRPRRTSKNDMKFLAGKISAYPDPVDMKKVLPVRIHNNPITTMTVLFIFVIYFCLAVWTMRKDRADMESKDHVIVLSDNDPYDQVCYFVTVYTGSRFGAGTTAEVFIQLIGHKDASDIHCLRHPEYPTLVRGAVDTFLLTSKNDLGDIYSFHAWHNNGGSSPNWFLSRIKVQNVFTKQSWMFICRKWFALNKGDGLIERSFVATHPTTPLSKMDFFLITLACELGETHLWLSVFVHISTSSLNRLHRLSSCLAMLLCTLLFNFIFFNADKDKLVVSEQPLYLRALLIGIHSAFISFPLQMFITALFKYSQQKPLPQDSSNTQPKEYSAFMSRNLRNWKERLQKWYFVETASKGSGDSFQSTPDSYGLEQLNRKSRGQAVKKRSNCTVSEGDANIIAKEEDMVRDANATNNFKNRNEKKDPYPQIKPLNNRIMLFHKSPQIIISWWYVYVLWILFLITSTVSSFFIIYYGLSYDYETSFEWLIASSISFCESVFLLQTLNVVFFPALRTLYPKYCENIPWSSRHTYLEIKLDNITMDADEMRELHYELVRLRGTKQYHPLEEEEVTLFKKKHKVQHQAFVFIKDVICHFVFLILILSIACSMENTTSFYYNQGIHSKFSQGLSDISKVEHVYSWLRNVFLHLIHNKDHPAYLSKSWSKILGLPRMRQIRAENTSKECFHPHSLVNEFLISNSHCLHQYGRDQEDKGDYLGTWSNSVNKSASKPFSNFSGYAYYSVPEQWKYTSYGLLNAYGVGGYTFHFYPEEQQANSTKRIVFLEQRGWLDENTWALIVELTTFHPDADLFCSISIVFEMSDLGPVNTSLLIHSYSLPIFTQLSMTQKFVHITIVYMLIFYIIDELCMMEQQRLKYIRNVSNLINFGVKTVCLFFLLNLSFKFKLASSLIELYLLHPNEFIPFHKVSHIDETIRITLGFLIFFIILKTLRYSRFFYDVRLAQRSILAALPGICSMALVVAVYFFVYMAFGYLVFGQYEWNYNTMTHSAQTVFSYCVSAFKDTAFTSNRVLGSLFLSSFMMVMICVLINLFQAVIMSSYEDMKQPVYEEPSDEAEVVKFLCHKIRRIWYLVSCRTPPESDAELFIRVLYGHSERRNSRHLGLKARKINGRKMVYLVV, encoded by the coding sequence ATGCACTGCGTGTTgagttccctcctcctcttctggtaCTGGGGCTGCCTCCAGTACCCAGAGGTCATGGCCCCTCGTTTACTGCCACCACCACTGCTGGTCACCTGCTCAGACCTACAAACCCGTGTCTGTCAGCAGCAAAATTCCACTCTTTGGACTTCGTGTCTGTGGGATGAAGACACCGAGCTgtactgcctgagaccctcagGGTTTGTTTCAAGAATTAGACGGGGAAAGACAGATTTGCCATCTTCTTATTGTAGCTGGTATTGGAGCTCAGCCTGGGTGCCCAGTATGATGCTCTGGCCACGCCGGTGGATGATGGGCTCCGGCCTAGAAAGAGGAGCCACACGCTTGCCTTGGGACTCCACCGGCATCCCCGTCCGGTGCGGATCACTTTCCTGCAGAGTGCCCACGTGCCTTCACCATGACCTGAGCATTGGAGTGTTTGGCCAAGATGTCCAACTTCTCCTGCTTTGGCCGCTCACGCGTCCTGTCCACGAGCAACAACCTCTGCAGCTGGGCTGGTGTGCACGCCTCAGCGGTTCAAGATGGCCTTCCCACTACAGTAGTCAAGGAGGTGAACCCGtgacctttctcctccccactggctatCGTCCAGATTCTCCTCACTCCCATAGTGGTGAATTGTACCGCATGTGCACCTCCTACTTCAACTATCACCTGAGTGTGCATTACACCCGCCAAGGACTACATGTTGCTTCCCTCCGCATTAAGCACGGGCCTCAAGTCAGCCTTAGCCTGGACTTGCAGGTGGAACCCATTCTGGTACACATTTTCAGCATCCACTCCAAATGGCTCACAGTCACTCATAGCACCATCAGCCTCTTCTGGATCCTCTTACGTGTAAGCCCCAGAAGAATGGCCTACAGACTGTTGGATGTTGAGAGTGGAGGGTTCTGGTCTACCACCTACAATCCATATGCTCTGCAGAACAATTACTCTGTTGGCCCTATCCCACTTCATTCCAGGAAGAAGGTAGTGGCTGGCATATATTTTTACACTGAAGAAGGGGGGACCGGGGAACTGAGAGGGGAACTAGGGTACTCCAATGGCACTTTAAGCCTAACGTCTAAGAGTGAGCCGCCATCTCGCTTCACTCTCAACACAAGCAAAATCAAGATGGGCACCTATCTTTTCAGCCCTGCCCAGGGATTGTACTATTCCACCCAAGAAGGAAACGCTCCTGAGGACCCCTCTGGCATGCACTACTTTTTCTACCAGCAGCAAAGCCTCTCATATCTTTTTACCATTGAGTTTCTCCAACTGCAATGGTACAGGTTCAACGTGCATCTATACCTTAACCGGAAGGGAGTCCTTTTACAAAAGCCTTTCCCAGAGAAAAATATTGAAGTTCATGTTTTCAACAGTGGTCCTTCTTTTTCACAAAGTTTGATCTATATTGTGTGGTTTGTTCCCATACAACACCCACTGCTGCAGAATGAGTGGACCTTCGAGCTGCAGTTGTATGATTCAAGAGAAGAGTTCCTCATACAAAACAATGCTTATACGTACCGGGATCGTGTCAAAAACGCCACCCATTTTATTCCTCACTCTGTTTTACCTTTCAATCCTGCCTTGTACGCCGGCTTTGTAGCACCTGTGAACTGCACTAGAAGCAGACTGATAAGGGCTGTTTTAAAAGCTACAATCGACAGTTATGCTTCAAAGGAAAGCAACTCCACAGTTGCCTGCCTTCAACACAATTGTTTTATTAAGCAAGTTAATATCTGGAAACCTGACCTTTCCAACTGCATCTTAAAATACAGTAAAGGGACCTCATTCACTCTGTCTGCTAACATACAGATGAATTGCCCAAGTCCTAAACAAAGAGACAACATCTGGAAAATCTATAAGGTCTCAGATGTGAAGGCTACCCCTGACTGGTCAAAACCTTTTTATCCACCTTGCCTTGGAAGGCGAGATCTTGTTGTGTTAGAGGTTCCTGGTTCTACTTTGGATGATGGCTTGTATCTCTTTAATTTCACAGTAAAATTAATAgcagtggatgctttggagagcgTGGAAGGCTCTGATTCGGTGTTTGTCCAGATTGGGCCAGGTAGTCTTGTGGCTGTCATTGCCGGAGGCAATTTCCGGACCGTTGGATTTTCTGATCAATGGACTCTAGATGGATCCTATTCCTACGATGCCGAGGCAGCCCTTCCTTCTGAAAGAGTCACATTTACTTGGTActgcaccaaacaaaaatcagactACGTATCCATGACGCTAAGTTTGAAGGGAAAATGTCGTCCAGATCAGGTGGATTTGAAATGGACATCATCGTCTGACGCAGTTCAAACAGTGCCGCCAGAAACGCTTCAGGAAAATACTGTTTATTATTTTTGCCTCGTGGTTCAAAAGGGTGGCAGGACAGCGTGGGCTGAACAAACGGTTCATGTGCAGCCAAGCTCTGTGCCAATTCTGAACATCACATGTATTGAAAATTGTGGCAGGTCAGTCACGGCCACCGAAAGATTTTGTCTCTCTGGCAAGTGCATAAACTGTGGGGAATCGATCAGACCACTCTATCATTGGTCACTTCTCACAGCAAATTTCACCGAAATAAATTTTGATTGGGATGCCAAGACCTCAACTGGCAGGTCCAGTCCATACATATGTATAAAACCACTGAGTTTTGTAAATATGACAGAAGAAAAATACATGCTTACCCTAAAAGCAAGCTTCTGGAGACACCAGCCATCTGCTAATAGctatttattttttgtaaattctCCACCTCAGATTGGAAAGTGCTTGCTTAAGCCGAGCACAGGAATTGTATTTCTAACAAAATTCATTGTTCACTGTAGTGGGTTTAAAGATAAACATTTGCCTCTTACATATAAAGTCAGAGCGGCATCACACACTCTAACAATTACCAGAATGCTTTCAATAGAAAACAGTACCCTGGGGACAATTGTGTATTTTGGTTATCAATCTAAAATCCCACCAACTTTTTTACCCATTGGCGTCCCCTCTAAGCAATACACCTTGACAATATATATTGAGGTATATGATGCCCTTGGAGCATTTTCTCAACTAACCTTACAGGCAAAGGTACGTGGTCCATTCAAAGGCAAGCAAACAGACGTTATTCTGAATGAATTACATGGTTTTTCCAGTGGCCCAAAGGCTCCAATCACATATTTTCTTGAAAGTGGGGATTACTTTAAGGCAGGCTATTTTGTCTACATGGTGGCTTCCGCTTTAAATAATATCGAAGCTTTGCAAAGATTTCACTCCTCTAAGACCAAACTACGGGAAATCCTTCTTAACAAGTCTGCAGGAATCCCTACAACAGGCATGATGGAACTAACTCAAATGGTCTCCGGAATTTCTCAAATAACGCAGGAAGTCACAGAAGTAAATAGGAAGACACAACTCCTTGCAGTCAGGAAACTCAAAGAACTGAGTAAAGAACTGAAAAAGTAcagagataaaaacataggcTCTAAGGAAATAGAAGTTCTCAGCACTGGTATTTTTGAAGGGCTGTCCAATATCCTGAAAGCCTCTCTGTTAGACTACAGAAATGTCCATAAAAATGGGGTGAAAGGCACTCTGACTGCCACTGAGATGTTAGCAGAACTTATCTTACAAGGTAaagtccctggagaaaatgaaacgGTTATGGAAAGTAGTGACTGGACCATTACATTCAGGAAAGATGAAAAGTGGGGCGTTCCTGATACTTTCTTTAACAGAGGAGACTGTAAGAATTgcttttattccaaaatcaatcaaGAGGGTCGTGATGAATTGCCAGCAGATGCTGAAGTCTCCACtgttgtttttgaatttcatcAAAACCCTTTCCCCTGGTTGCCCTTTTCAAAAGATATCAGCACAAGGGTGACTGGATTCAAGATGACAGGAACCAGATCTAATGGCGACATAGGGGGGATCATACCTGAATTAGCAGAAATGATCATGACTAGAAAATATGAGGGCTCTGCCATCTTTGAGTTGAACATTGGGCATGACAGAGAACTCCACAAAACAACTGGAGCCTTCAGTTTTGAAGTACATAGGAATTCCAAAGAAGTTTTCATCCAGATCGTGACCGAACTGAAGCTTACTTTCCACATATTTGTTTATCTAGGCCTCAACGTCAGTCATCCTCCTATCGCATCTTTCAGTGTTTCCCATAACAAAAATACCATAACAAGAGGAAATAAATCTAAGGTCCATGAATGTGCAGCGCAAGCTTCTTATATATTTTGTCTTTCCCACTCTTTGCTCAGATCCATATTCCAAGGCAACAGAGCCGAAAAATTGAACGTGTCTATTGTTTTACAATCAGACCCTTTCATGTGGGGCCCAAGGGTTCAGGTTGTTGGTATCAGGCTTTTTACTGCTGACTGCTTATACCTAGATGGAATCCAGGGTCAATGGAAAGAAAACGTCTGCAACCTCGGCCCTCAGACGAGCTGGGAGAAATTACATTGCATCTGTCCAGCCAAAAAACGTACTTCAAGGGCTGCAAGTCCTCGACCAAGAAGAACTTCCAAAAACGACATGAAGTTTTTGGCTGGCAAAATCAGTGCGTACCCTGATCCAGTAGATATGAAGAAGGTCTTGCCGGTACGGATCCACAACAATCCAATAACAACAATGACAGTACTTTTCATTTTTGTCATATACTTTTGCTTGGCCGTTTGGACAATGAGGAAGGACAGGGCTGATATGGAAAGCAAAGACCACGTCATAGTCTTATCAGACAACGATCCCTACGACCAAGTGTGTTACTTTGTCACAGTATACACAGGGAGTCGCTTTGGAGCAGGAACCACAGCCGAGGTTTTCATTCAACTGATAGGCCACAAAGACGCTAGCGACATACATTGCTTAAGACACCCTGAATACCCAACTCTCGTTCGTGGGGCTGTCGACACTTTTCTCCTGACGAGCAAGAATGACCTCGGAGATATTTATTCCTTTCACGCGTGGCACAATAATGGAGGTTCATCTCCTAATTGGTTCTTGAGTAGAATCAAAGTGCAAAATGTATTCACCAAACAATCGTGGATGTTCATCTGCCGAAAATGGTTTGCACTCAATAAGGGTGATGGTCTAATAGAGAGATCATTTGTTGCCACTCATCCAACTACGCCTTTAAGCAAAATGGATTTCTTCTTGATAACTCTCGCCTGTGAGCTGGGAGAGACCCACTTATGGCTTTCTGTTTTTGTTCACATCAGCACCAGTTCTTTGAACAGGCTCCATAGATTGTCTTCTTGCTTAGCCATGTTGTTGTGCACCCTACTATTTAACTTTATCTTCTTCAATGCTGACAAAGATAAACTAGTGGTTTCTGAACAGCCGTTGTATTTGAGAGCGCTGCTTATTGGAATTCATAGTGCTTTCATTTCTTTCCCTCTACAGATGTTCATAACAGCTTTGTTCAAGTACTCCCAGCAGAAGCCTTTGCCACAGGACTCATCTAACACTCAGCCCAAAGAATATTCTGCTTTCATGTCTAGAAATCTTAGGAACTGGAAGGAGCGTCTGCAGAAATGGTACTTTGTAGAAACTGCTTCAAAAGGTTCAGGAGATAGTTTCCAAAGCACTCCAGATTCATACGGTCTGGAACAGCTGAACAGAAAAAGCCGGGGCCAGGCAGTGAAAAAACGGAGTAACTGTACTGTGTCTGAGGGGGATGCAAATATAATTGCGAAGGAAGAGGACATGGTTCGTGATGCCAATGCCACCAAcaattttaagaacagaaatGAGAAGAAAGATCCATATCCTCAGATAAAGCCGCTAAATAATCGCATCATGCTCTTTCATAAAAGCCCACAAATAATAATTTCCTGGTGGTATGTTTATGTCCTGTGGATATTGTTCTTGATCACTTCTACAGTGTCATCATTTTTTATCATATATTATGGTCTGTCCTATGACTACGAAACGTCTTTTGAGTGGCTTATAGCCTCTAGTATCTCATTTTGTGAGAGTGTGTTTTTGCTTCAGACTTTGAATGTTGTTTTTTTCCCAGCCCTGAGGACACTCTATCCAAAGTATTGTGAAAACATCCCATGGTCAAGCAGACACACCTACTTAGAGATTAAACTGGACAACATAACTATGGATGCGGATGAGATGCGCGAGTTACATTATGAACTAGTCAGGCTCCGAGGCACCAAACAGTACCATCccttggaagaggaagaagttacGCTTTTTAAGAAAAAGCACAAGGTTCAACACCAAGCTTTTGTGTTCATAAAGGATGTCATATGTCACTTTGTCTTTTTAATTCTTATTTTAAGTATCGCCTGCTCAATGGAAAACACCACTAGTTTTTACTACAATCAAGGCATTCATAGCAAATTCTCTCAGGGGCTCTCAGACATAAGTAAGGTAGAGCATGTTTACTCCTGGCTGAGGAACGTCTTTCTACATTTGATCCACAACAAGGACCACCCAGCTTATCTTTCAAAGTCCTGGTCCAAAATCCTGGGGTTGCCTAGAATGCGACAAATAAGAGCAGAAAACACATCAAAGGAATGCTTTCACCCACACAGTTTGGTAAATGAATTTCTGATTAGTAACAGCCATTGCCTTCATCAGTATGGACGCGACCAAGAAGATAAAGGAGATTACCTTGGGACATGGTCAAACTCTGTCAATAAATCTGCTTCCAAACCTTTCAGCAATTTTTCAGGCTACGCTTACTATTCAGTCCCTGAACAATGGAAATATACCTCATATGGACTACTAAATGCTTATGGAGTGGGAGGTTATACTTTTCATTTTTATCCAGAAGAGCAACAGGCCAATTCAACAAAAAGAATAGTTTTTTTAGAACAGAGAGGCTGGCTGGATGAAAATACCTGGGCATTAATAGTTGAGCTGACAACTTTTCATCCAGATGCAGATTTATTTTGCAGTATCTCCATTGTTTTTGAGATGTCTGACTTAGGCCCTGTTAACACAAGCTTGTTGATCCATTCATATAGTCTCCCAATTTTCACACAGCTAAGCATGACACAAAAGTTTGTGCATATCACTATTGTGTATATGCTCATATTTTATATCATTGATGAACTTTGCATGATGGAACAACAGAGATTAAAATACATCAGAAATGTTTCTAACTTAATTAACTTTGGGGTAAAGACAGTCTGTCTGTTTTTCCTTTTGAACCTTTCCTTCAAATTTAAGCTAGCTTCCAGCTTAATAGAGTTGTATTTACTTCATCCAAATGAGTTCATTCCATTCCATAAAGTTTCCCACATTGATGAAACAATAAGGATTACTCTGGGTTTTTTGATCTTTTTTATCATTTTGAAAACGCTGCGATATTCCCGGTTCTTTTATGATGTGCGATTGGCTCAACGCTCCATCTTGGCGgccctccctgggatctgctccATGGCTCTGGTGGTGGCGGTATACTTTTTTGTCTACATGGCATTTGGCTACCTGGTATTTGGCCAATATGAATGGAACTACAACACGATGACTCATTCTGCTCAGACAGTATTCTCTTACTGTGTTTCAGCTTTTAAAGACACCGCCTTTACATCCAACAGAGTGCTAGGAAGTCTCTTTCTGTCTTCATTCATGATGGTCATGATCTGCGTCTTGATCAATTTATTTCAAGCTGTGATTATGTCTTCCTATGAGGACATGAAGCAACCTGTCTACGAAGAGCCTTCCGACGAAGCGGAAGTGGTCAAATTTCTGTGTCATAAGATCCGCAGGATATGGTATCTCGTAAGTTGTAGGACACCACCTGAAAGTGATGCAGAGCTTTTCATTCGAGTTCTGTACGGGCATTCTGAAAGGAGAAACTCGCGTCACCTAGGACTCAAAGCCAGGAAAATAAATGGCCGTAAAATGGTTTACCTTGTCGTTTGA